From Bacteroidia bacterium:
CCAAAAATTAGCAACTGAAAATATTATCGCCAGTGGTTTCGGAAAACAAACGGTCCGCTTAGTTACGCACCTTGATTTTACAGACGATATGCTCGAAAAAGCAATTTCTGTTTTCAATAAAATAAACTTCCTAAACTAAAAATTGCGCTGCTCCTTTACAAGAAAAACGCAATAATAATTACACCGAAATTTCAATCAAAACAAACTTATTCCAACGGTAAACGGAGTAAGTTGCGGACCTTTTTGCTTTCAAAAAGAGTGCTCAGTGCATAGGTCTTTTTACGTGAGACTGAAAATCATTTCGTAAAGTTACAGGTAATTTGAAAATTAATTTTTCGCAAACGATATCTTAAAATGAAAATTGTAGTTGGCCGGCAACGGTATTTTTTGTATTGCCTGAAATTTCATCGGATCCACTACCGATGTTGTTTTTATTTTGATAAAAAAGTTGGGTGGCACGTACCGATAAAATAATTTTTTTTGAGAGTTCATATTTCCCTGAGAATGAAACAGAGGAACCTTTGTAAAAAAAATCGGAAATGCTATAGCGATTGTAAAAATCATTCTCTAAAAAATATATTCGAGAATTATAATCGTCTGTTTGAAACAAAGTATAATTGAGTGAAATTGAGAAAGGTTTGTTCTTTTTTTTCAAAAAAATAGTTTGAGAAATTAAAAAGCCGTTACTCGGAACAGTATTTGTTTGTATGTAATTTACATATTCTAAGCGATTCATAAATTCCATAAAATCTCTTGCATTGTATTGAATTTGAAAACGATAATTATTCTGGCTAATCGGTAAAATTCCGTTTATTAATCCTGCACTTGGCATGTTTTTAAAACGCTTATGTTGCCGGCATTTCACAGACAATTTTATGGAAGATGAGAGTGTATAAGAAGCGTTTTCTAAAAAATCATTTCCGTAGGAAGGCGCATTGACAAGGTATTTGAGCCAAGGGAATTGGAAATAATCTGCGAAAGCAGATATGCTAAAGTTCGAAAATGGGTGCATTTCTATTCCAAAATAAATTCCTTTTTCGTTGGAAGTTTTTGTGTTTTCAGAAAATCCTTTACTGAAGAAATTCTGATAATCGCGCGAGTAATTTCGGTGTAAAACCGAAAACGAAACGGTTGGAGATAAGCTCGCCAATATGCCGTTCATATATGCAAATCCTCCATTCTGGCTAATGGCTGTTTCTCCAAAAAAATAAAAATTCCGATGTGAAAATCCATAATTAATCCCAGCATTTGTATTTATTTTTCCTGAAAAATCATACGCATTGTATAAAATATTTTTTTTCTGAATCGGTTTGTCGAAATTCGTTTGTAGTGCTGTAAGACCGATTGAAAAATTATTTTTTTGATAAGTAATATTTCCTCCGAAAATTTTTTCTTGTAACGAATTTTTATTCTGCAATTCGGTTATCGTTCGGTGCAATCCGCCTTGCTTGATTGAACTGACTGCCAAAGAATCCTTTTCGTTTAAAGATGGAACAATGGTTGCATCTGTTTTTTTGTCGGAAATAAATGTGCTGATTTCAAATCGTTTAAAGGCAAATGTTGTTGCGATTCCTCGAAAAAAATTAATTTCATCCAAGGAGGTATATGGTCGAATTCCCGCACCAGACTTAGCAATATTCATCACATCGGAAGATTTTCCAAAGCCAAAACCAGTCCATGTGGTAAGTCCTTGCCCAAAACTGGCTTGATAATCTCCCACTATAATATTTTTTATAAAGTGATTATTTTTTATGGATAAATATCCCGAATAAAAATCAAATCCTTGTTTTTGAGATCCGCTAAAAAATTCTTCACCAGCATCTTTTTTTGATGTAAATCCAGCAGAAACAAAATTTGAGGATTGAAATTTATAACGCTCTATT
This genomic window contains:
- a CDS encoding helix-hairpin-helix domain-containing protein; its protein translation is MKKIIFQPQKWIIQSNLWIVFFALLFSYKVSSQEILSDEELEIDEKVEMNVENSDAVENSDYTNLFEILQAYHKNKLNLNTATANDLSDLQLLNNLQINNLLNHIRENGLLLSVYELQTIDGFSEEIIQKIIPYIRVGKVEEKNNFSLNKIFKYGKSQWTSAFEQTLEKSKGYLIPGKTSYLGSPQKIIERYKFQSSNFVSAGFTSKKDAGEEFFSGSQKQGFDFYSGYLSIKNNHFIKNIIVGDYQASFGQGLTTWTGFGFGKSSDVMNIAKSGAGIRPYTSLDEINFFRGIATTFAFKRFEISTFISDKKTDATIVPSLNEKDSLAVSSIKQGGLHRTITELQNKNSLQEKIFGGNITYQKNNFSIGLTALQTNFDKPIQKKNILYNAYDFSGKINTNAGINYGFSHRNFYFFGETAISQNGGFAYMNGILASLSPTVSFSVLHRNYSRDYQNFFSKGFSENTKTSNEKGIYFGIEMHPFSNFSISAFADYFQFPWLKYLVNAPSYGNDFLENASYTLSSSIKLSVKCRQHKRFKNMPSAGLINGILPISQNNYRFQIQYNARDFMEFMNRLEYVNYIQTNTVPSNGFLISQTIFLKKKNKPFSISLNYTLFQTDDYNSRIYFLENDFYNRYSISDFFYKGSSVSFSGKYELSKKIILSVRATQLFYQNKNNIGSGSDEISGNTKNTVAGQLQFSF